From one Malus sylvestris chromosome 1, drMalSylv7.2, whole genome shotgun sequence genomic stretch:
- the LOC126625882 gene encoding pentatricopeptide repeat-containing protein At1g77170, mitochondrial codes for MIRRSCSIFQIPNKNKHLSISNHLLNQKTFLICFSAVTPSVNLDSSQDDPAKVTATQLSNCTTLRQLNQIYAHVIRTHMLRFYPAPFYWNNIIRSYARRDAPTKALFVYVAMSRAGVLPDCYTLPIVLKALCQLFAVHIGRQLHSLAIRLGLDTNEFCESGFINLYSKAGEFENARNLFDQNPDRKLGSWNAIIGGLSQGGRAKEAIDTFIQLRKCGFLPDDVTMVSVTSACGSLSDLGLALQLHKCVYQAAKNVDKLKLNTSLMMLNSLIDMYGKCGRMDLAYRVFSRMEQRNVSSWTSMIVGYAMHGHVNEALECFRCMREAGVRPNHVTFVGVLSACVHGGNVQDGRFYFDMMKNTYGIKPHLQHYGCMVDLLGRVGLLEEARKMVEEEMPMKANSVVWGCLMGACEKHENVKMGEWVAEHLQELEPWNDGAYVVLSNIYASRGLWKEVERVRLIMYRRKLAKVPGYSMSTSAD; via the coding sequence ATGATTAGGAGGAGTTGCAGCATTTTTCAAATACCCAACAAGAACAAGCACCTTTCCATTTCAAACCATCTTCTCAACCAAAAGACCTTCCTCATCTGCTTCTCCGCTGTAACTCCCTCTGTAAATTTGGATAGCAGCCAGGACGACCCAGCAAAAGTAACAGCAACCCAGTTGTCAAATTGCACCACCTTACGACAACTGAATCAAATTTACGCACATGTTATCAGAACCCACATGCTGCGCTTCTACCCGGCCCCATTCTACTGGAACAATATTATACGATCCTACGCTCGACGAGATGCTCCCACCAAGGCTCTCTTTGTCTACGTTGCCATGTCTCGTGCCGGCGTTTTGCCTGATTGCTACACCCTCCCCATTGTTCTAAAAGCCCTCTGTCAGCTTTTTGCTGTCCATATCGGCAGGCAGCTTCATTCCCTTGCCATCAGGCTCGGCCTCGACACCAACGAGTTCTGCGAGAGTGggtttattaatttatattccAAGGCAGGAGAATTTGAAAATGCACGCAACCTGTTCGACCAAAACCCTGACAGAAAGTTGGGTTCTTGGAATGCCATCATCGGAGGCCTTTCCCAAGGCGGCCGTGCCAAGGAGGCCATCGACACCTTCATCCAGCTAAGGAAGTGTGGATTCTTGCCGGATGATGTGACCATGGTGAGTGTCACTTCCGCTTGCGGAAGTTTGAGTGACCTGGGCTTGGCTCTTCAATTGCATAAATGCGTTTACCAAGCAGCGAAAAACGTCGATAAATTGAAATTGAATACCTCCTTGATGATGTTGAATTCGCTTATAGACATGTACGGGAAATGCGGGAGAATGGACTTGGCTTATAGGGTGTTTTCAAGGATGGAGCAACGGAATGTTTCATCATGGACGTCTATGATCGTGGGTTATGCAATGCACGGGCATGTGAATGAAGCGCTCGAATGCTTTCGGTGCATGAGAGAGGCAGGAGTGAGACCAAATCACGTGACCTTTGTTGGGGTACTCAGTGCATGTGTTCATGGCGGGAATGTGCAAGACGGAAGATTTTACTTCGACATGATGAAAAATACATATGGGATAAAGCCCCACTTGCAGCATTACGGATGCATGGTGGATCTTCTTGGCAGAGTGGGATTGCTTGAGGAAGCGAGAAAGATGGTCGAGGAGGAGATGCCAATGAAGGCAAACTCGGTCGTCTGGGGGTGCCTGATGGGTGCCTGTGAGAAACATGAGAATGTGAAGATGGGGGAGTGGGTGGCTGAGCATTTGCAAGAATTAGAGCCTTGGAATGATGGGGCATACGTAGTTTTGTCTAATATATATGCCAGTAGAGGTTTATGGAAAGAGGTCGAGCGGGTACGATTGATTATGTATCGGAGAAAACTCGCCAAGGTTCCCGGTTATAGCATGTCAACAAGTGCAGATTGA